The following proteins are co-located in the Acipenser ruthenus chromosome 35, fAciRut3.2 maternal haplotype, whole genome shotgun sequence genome:
- the LOC131705334 gene encoding reticulon-4 receptor-like 2 → VWLLLWLAVCSPSPAYSCPRLCVCYPSPMTVSCQSQNFSAVPAGIPYDSQRVFLQNNRITELRAQSFGFQTQVLWLYSNNISSIKPDSFSDMRDLEELDLGDNPSLRTLHPDSFQGLDKLQSLHIYRCQLGTLPGNIFKKLYSLQFLYLQDNLLQHIQDNLFSDLVNLTHLFLHGNRIRVLSENVFRGLVNLDRLLLHENRVRQVNRKAFRDLGHLTTLFLFNNARTDLPASALSDLSSLQFLRLNGNPWSCSCQARPLWEWFRQVRISSSELLCAGPEERKGLDLRFLREIDFAPCPMMPYYPRARVTYTFSTRTRWWFPKSGKASGGNSDKSKGLDGKKGQQQDNSYISPDKSQTKSYEAESTLTKVKEQDYWEKYENEDSTIRCYKLDCLKEANGKSRGVCPDASLFLLSLSLTLTLSLSLTLHFLFPETM, encoded by the exons gtctggctgttgctctggctggcagtctgctcccctagccctgcctattcctgccccaggctgtgtgtctgttaccCCTCCCCGATGACggtcagctgccagtctcagaacTTCTCGGCGGTGCCGGCCGGCATTCCCTACGACAGCCAGAGAGTGTTCCTCCAAAACAACCGCATCACAGAGCTGCGGGCGCAGTCCTTCGGCTTCCAGACACAG gTCCTGTGGCTCTACTCCAACAACATCAGCTCCATCAAACCCGATTCCTTCAGCGACATGCGAGATCTGGAGGAGCTGGACCTGGGGGATAACCCCTCCCTGCGCACCCTCCACCCTGACTCCTTCCAGGGGCTGGACaagctgcagagcctgcacatataccgctgccagctggggaccctgcccggaaacatcttcaaaaaactctacagcctgcagttcctttacctgcaggacaacctgctgcaacacatccag gacAATCTCTTCTCAGACCTGGTGAATCTCACTCACCTCTTCCTCCACGGCAACCGAATCCGAGTCCTGTCTGAAAATGTCTTCAGAGGGCTGGTCAACCTGGACAGGCTCCTCCTCCATGAGAACCGAGTGCGACAGGTCAACCGCAAAGCCTTCAGGGACCTGGGTCACCTCACCACCCTGTTCCTCTTCAACAACGCCCGAACAGACCTCCCTGCTTCGGCCCTCTCCGATCTCTCATCCCTGCAGTTCCTCAGACTCAACGGAAACCCCTGGAGCTGCTCCTGCCAGGCCCGCCCTCTCTGGGAATGGTTCCGTCAGGTCCGGATCTCCAGCTCCGAGCTCCTCTGCGCCGGTCCCGAGGAGAGGAAAGGTCTAGATTTGAGGTTCTTGAGAGAAATCGATTTCGCTCCCTGCCCCATGATGCCTTACTATCCGAGAGCCCGCGTCACTTACACCTTCAGCACCAGAACGAGATGGTGGTTCCCCAAATCGGGCAAGGCAAGCGGGGGGAATTCGGACAAATCTAAAGGCTTGGATGGAAAGAAAGGACAACAGCAAGACAACAGTTACATCAGTCCagataaaagtcaaaccaaaAGTTACGAAGCTGAGTCCACATTGACGAAAGTTAAAGAGCAAGACTACTGGGAGAAATATGAAAACGAAGACTCCACTATTCGTTGTTACAAGTTGGATTGTTTGAAAGAAGCAAATGGGAAATCCAGAGGCGTTTGTCCAGACGcgtccctctttctcctctctctctccctcactctcaccctctccctctctctcacccttcactttctttttcctgaaaccatgtga
- the LOC117965222 gene encoding uncharacterized protein LOC117965222, with translation MTSASSYVQSMTCRYSPWVEREILCERNYMEVSVRRGVPLIEPNFVQDYPDWSLAYPEATAADNSIWKIVFHLPANRKTTMTVAQAMTNGYGINTTPTRILVRAAYNSTESQPQVIQTVPMAVLRSTTFYKQRWMVMMVDTAVTCPTDGTAFTEQMITWNVPRVPPPLVPTQQITTLDVQMGVDGRKLDPATIHNGDYKLDVGPQLITVKIPVGADGGYYKSHVLDNTYVISYSIEPMLEHTWQDGPEKTKYTVLHPITTPFMPRPPVVTNNTVPKARVFNVTLGTFLPDVELVKIIVGSETLTVPEANLKGYNVQEHVFPNGSKTYTLQVPFEDPNVKQKVTPPDTRTYILPLTYLLNIVPENTPFTHPAVVEAILKDIILPTVTGYCDGAAFYTMVTYGNMGRNWVPFVGSRELGGSLIALYKYNANATNFWMTAIQFS, from the exons atgacttcagcttcctcctatgttcagagcatgacatgccgctattctccatgggtggagagggagattctgtgtgaaagaaactacatggag gtttctgtgagaagaggtgtgccacttattgagccaaactttgttcaagattatcctgattggtcccttgcataccctgag gcaactgctgctgacaacagcatctggaaaattgtgttccatctcccagcaaatagaaagacaaccatgactgttgctcaggccatgacaaatggctatggcataaacactacaccaactcgaattctggttagagctgcatacaactccacagaaagccagcctcaggtg atccaaactgtaccaatggctgtgctaaggtcaaccaccttttataagcaaagatggatggtcatgatggtggacactgcagttacatgtcctactg atggaacagccttcacagaacagatgattacatggaatgttccccgtgttccacctcctcttgttccgacacaacaaattactacccttgatgttcaaatgggagttgatggtcgcaagcttgaccctgcaacgattcataatggagattataaactggatgtcggtccccagctaatcactgtaaaaattcctgtgggagctgatggtggatattacaag agccatgtattggacaacacctatgtgatctcttactctattgaaccaatgctggagcatacctggcaagatgggcctgagaagaccaagtacacagtacttcatccaataaccactcctttcatgcctcggccaccagttgtcacaaaca acactgttcctaaagccagagtgttcaatgtgaccctggggacattcctgcctgatgtggagctggtcaaaattatagttggatcagagacgttaactgtgccagaagccaacctaaaaggttataatgtccaggagcatgtctttcccaatggatccaagacctacactctccaggtgccatttgaggaccccaatgtgaagcaaaag gtaactcctccagacaccagaacctacattctgcccctgacctacttgctgaatatagtgccagagaatacaccctttactcatcctgctgtagttgaagccattctcaaagacatca ttctacctacagtaactggctactgtgatggtgctgcattctataccatggtaacatatggcaacatgggtcgcaactgggttccttttgtgggctcaagagaacttggtggaagtctgattgccctgtacaagtataatgccaacgctaccaatttctggatgactgccatacaattcagttga